A window of the Lactuca sativa cultivar Salinas chromosome 7, Lsat_Salinas_v11, whole genome shotgun sequence genome harbors these coding sequences:
- the LOC111904307 gene encoding uncharacterized protein LOC111904307, whose product MVYSNPKMDLNNSLALVSCNGDTTLSLDCFGYGGNTTTASGYEISREKPTSPPAADDGCRLVLGLGPTPSIYSNDYFSTGTITKKPTNGSKSNRGMECEGDSVLKLGFSDHSVTDLNPSFYSHKTCFDDEGSTSAKKSGGYMPSLLLAPRMKTNVFEAGENSFHGPQVSSEPSAISDYSMGTISDHQTSNSKKCKFSGCTKGARGATGLCIGHGGGQRCQKPGCSKGAESRTAYCKAHGGGRRCQHLGCTKSAEGRTEYCIAHGGGRRCGHPSGCSKAARGKSGLCIKHGGGKRCKVDGCTRSAEGQVGLCISHGGGRRCQFQGCNKGAQGSTMYCKAHGGGKRCVFAGCTKGAEGSTPLCKAHGGGKRCLYDGGGICPKSVHGGTNFCVAHGGGKRCSIAGCTKSARGRTDCCVKHGGGKRCRSENCTKSAQGSTDFCKAHGGGKRCNWGGEGTCEKFARGKSGLCAAHTSMVQERENKKSNFGIGIGPGLFHGLVPAPPASASTVVSSFENTYSSSGVSIVSDSNDSLENPAKRQHLIPPQVLVPSSMKSPFSSSFQLSSDGRQGGESGRRSELAVPEGRVHGGGLLSLLGGNLKNASIDGV is encoded by the coding sequence ATGGTATACAGTAACCCTAAAATGGATCTCAACAATAGTCTCGCACTTGTTTCTTGTAATGGTGACACAACATTAAGCTTGGATTGCTTTGGTTATGGCGGAAACACAACCACGGCGTCTGGATATGAAATCAGCCGTGAAAAACCAACCAGTCCGCCGGCGGCGGACGATGGCTGCAGATTAGTTCTCGGATTAGGGCCCACACCTAGTATATATTCTAATGATTATTTCTCCACCGGAACCATAACCAAAAAACCAACAAATGGATCGAAATCGAACAGGGGAATGGAATGCGAAGGTGATTCCgttctcaaattagggttttccgatcATTCTGTAACTGATCTGAATCCATCTTTTTATTCTCATAAAACTTGTTTTGACGATGAGGGCTCTACATCGGCAAAAAAATCCGGCGGCTATATGCCGTCGCTTCTTCTAGCTCCGAGAATGAAAACCAACGTTTTTGAGGCGGGAGAAAACTCTTTCCATGGTCCTCAGGTAAGCTCAGAACCCTCTGCAATCTCCGACTACTCCATGGGAACAATCTCCGACCACCAAACCAGCAACTCcaaaaaatgtaagttttccggTTGCACAAAAGGTGCTAGAGGCGCAACCGGCCTCTGTATCGGCCATGGCGGAGGTCAGAGATGTCAGAAACCGGGGTGTAGCAAAGGAGCTGAGAGCAGAACCGCGTACTGTAAAGCTCACGGCGGCGGGCGGCGGTGTCAGCATTTAGGCTGTACAAAAAGTGCAGAAGGTAGGACGGAGTATTGCATTGCCCACGGCGGTGGGAGACGGTGTGGCCACCCATCGGGGTGTAGTAAAGCCGCTAGGGGAAAATCAGGGCTTTGTATTAAGCACGGCGGAGGAAAGCGGTGTAAGGTTGACGGATGTACTCGTAGTGCTGAAGGACAGGTTGGTTTGTGCATTTCTCACGGCGGCGGCCGGCGGTGCCAGTTCCAAGGTTGTAACAAGGGAGCTCAAGGCAGCACAATGTATTGTAAAGCTCACGGTGGTGGGAAACGCTGTGTGTTCGCCGGTTGTACGAAAGGAGCGGAAGGCAGTACACCACTTTGTAAAGCACACGGCGGCGGAAAGCGGTGTTTGTACGACGGCGGTGGGATTTGCCCTAAAAGCGTTCACGGAGGAACGAACTTTTGTGTCGCTCACGGTGGCGGCAAGAGGTGTTCAATCGCCGGATGTACGAAAAGCGCACGTGGCCGGACTGATTGCTGTGTGAAGCACGGAGGAGGGAAGCGGTGTCGATCTGAAAACTGTACAAAAAGCGCGCAAGGAAGCACCGACTTCTGTAAAGCTCACGGCGGCGGAAAGCGGTGTAACTGGGGCGGAGAAGGGACGTGCGAGAAGTTTGCGAGGGGGAAGAGCGGGCTTTGCGCCGCCCATACGAGTATGGTTCAAGAAAGAGAAAACAAGAAGAGTAACTTTGGAATCGGAATCGGACCAGGGCTCTTCCATGGGTTAGTTCCGGCGCCGCCGGCGTCGGCGTCAACCGTCGTGAGCAGCTTTGAAAACACGTATTCTTCCTCCGGCGTTAGTATCGTCTCTGACTCCAATGACTCCCTAGAAAATCCCGCCAAACGACAACACCTGATTCCGCCTCAGGTATTGGTTCCTTCGTCGATGAAATCCCCATTTTCATCATCGTTTCAATTGAGTTCCGACGGAAGACAAGGCGGAGAAAGTGGGAGGAGATCGGAGTTGGCGGTGCCGGAGGGCCGGGTACACGGCGGCGGACTGTTGTCGCTGCTTGGGGGGAACCTGAAGAACGCAAGCATTGATGGTGTGTAA